A genomic stretch from Oreochromis niloticus isolate F11D_XX linkage group LG11, O_niloticus_UMD_NMBU, whole genome shotgun sequence includes:
- the LOC106096431 gene encoding myelin basic protein-like isoform X7 has protein sequence MASASSSAQAAFGLGRRKKNPGLLDQIGKFFGGDKKRKGKGSFRGALSPGPQKASATSPRKRGAENAVVHFFRTIVSPAPPKSRKSQSAKGKKASGDGKGTLTRIFKM, from the exons ATGGCATCCGCAAGCAGCTCTGCACAGGCCGCCTTCGGCCTGGGTCGGAGGAAGAAGAACCCCGGCCTCCTGGATCAGATTGGAAAGTTCTTTGGAGGGGACAAGAAGAGGAAGGGCAAG GGCTCTTTCCGAGGCGCTCTCTCCCCGGGCCCTCAGAAAGCTTCTGCAACTTCCCCACGTAAGCGCGGGGCCGAGAACGCCGTGGTCCATTTCTTCCGCACGATT GTGTCCCCTGCCCCTCCCAAGTCTAGG AAGTCACAGTCTGCTAAAGGCAAGAAGGCCAGTGGGGACGGCAAAGGCACCCTGACTAGGATCTTcaaaatg TGA
- the LOC106096431 gene encoding myelin basic protein-like isoform X5, whose amino-acid sequence MASASSSAQAAFGLGRRKKNPGLLDQIGKFFGGDKKRKGKGSFRGALSPGPQKASATSPRKRGAENAVVHFFRTIGHQKSQSAKGKKASGDGKGTLTRIFKMGSRSASPAKR is encoded by the exons ATGGCATCCGCAAGCAGCTCTGCACAGGCCGCCTTCGGCCTGGGTCGGAGGAAGAAGAACCCCGGCCTCCTGGATCAGATTGGAAAGTTCTTTGGAGGGGACAAGAAGAGGAAGGGCAAG GGCTCTTTCCGAGGCGCTCTCTCCCCGGGCCCTCAGAAAGCTTCTGCAACTTCCCCACGTAAGCGCGGGGCCGAGAACGCCGTGGTCCATTTCTTCCGCACGATT GGCCACCAGAAGTCACAGTCTGCTAAAGGCAAGAAGGCCAGTGGGGACGGCAAAGGCACCCTGACTAGGATCTTcaaaatg GGAAGCAGGAGTGCTTCTCCAGCCAAACGCTGA
- the LOC106096431 gene encoding myelin basic protein-like isoform X2 → MASASSSAQAAFGLGRRKKNPGLLDQIGKFFGGDKKRKGKGSFRGALSPGPQKASATSPRKRGAENAVVHFFRTIVSPAPPKSRWRGLAAKIGLGHQKSQSAKGKKASGDGKGTLTRIFKM, encoded by the exons ATGGCATCCGCAAGCAGCTCTGCACAGGCCGCCTTCGGCCTGGGTCGGAGGAAGAAGAACCCCGGCCTCCTGGATCAGATTGGAAAGTTCTTTGGAGGGGACAAGAAGAGGAAGGGCAAG GGCTCTTTCCGAGGCGCTCTCTCCCCGGGCCCTCAGAAAGCTTCTGCAACTTCCCCACGTAAGCGCGGGGCCGAGAACGCCGTGGTCCATTTCTTCCGCACGATT GTGTCCCCTGCCCCTCCCAAGTCTAGG TGGAGAGGACTAGCAGCCAAGATAGGCCTG GGCCACCAGAAGTCACAGTCTGCTAAAGGCAAGAAGGCCAGTGGGGACGGCAAAGGCACCCTGACTAGGATCTTcaaaatg TGA
- the LOC106096431 gene encoding myelin basic protein-like isoform X4, with protein MASASSSAQAAFGLGRRKKNPGLLDQIGKFFGGDKKRKGKGSFRGALSPGPQKASATSPRKRGAENAVVHFFRTIVSPAPPKSRKSQSAKGKKASGDGKGTLTRIFKMGSRSASPAKR; from the exons ATGGCATCCGCAAGCAGCTCTGCACAGGCCGCCTTCGGCCTGGGTCGGAGGAAGAAGAACCCCGGCCTCCTGGATCAGATTGGAAAGTTCTTTGGAGGGGACAAGAAGAGGAAGGGCAAG GGCTCTTTCCGAGGCGCTCTCTCCCCGGGCCCTCAGAAAGCTTCTGCAACTTCCCCACGTAAGCGCGGGGCCGAGAACGCCGTGGTCCATTTCTTCCGCACGATT GTGTCCCCTGCCCCTCCCAAGTCTAGG AAGTCACAGTCTGCTAAAGGCAAGAAGGCCAGTGGGGACGGCAAAGGCACCCTGACTAGGATCTTcaaaatg GGAAGCAGGAGTGCTTCTCCAGCCAAACGCTGA
- the LOC106096431 gene encoding myelin basic protein-like isoform X1 gives MASASSSAQAAFGLGRRKKNPGLLDQIGKFFGGDKKRKGKGSFRGALSPGPQKASATSPRKRGAENAVVHFFRTIVSPAPPKSRWRGLAAKIGLGHQKSQSAKGKKASGDGKGTLTRIFKMGSRSASPAKR, from the exons ATGGCATCCGCAAGCAGCTCTGCACAGGCCGCCTTCGGCCTGGGTCGGAGGAAGAAGAACCCCGGCCTCCTGGATCAGATTGGAAAGTTCTTTGGAGGGGACAAGAAGAGGAAGGGCAAG GGCTCTTTCCGAGGCGCTCTCTCCCCGGGCCCTCAGAAAGCTTCTGCAACTTCCCCACGTAAGCGCGGGGCCGAGAACGCCGTGGTCCATTTCTTCCGCACGATT GTGTCCCCTGCCCCTCCCAAGTCTAGG TGGAGAGGACTAGCAGCCAAGATAGGCCTG GGCCACCAGAAGTCACAGTCTGCTAAAGGCAAGAAGGCCAGTGGGGACGGCAAAGGCACCCTGACTAGGATCTTcaaaatg GGAAGCAGGAGTGCTTCTCCAGCCAAACGCTGA
- the LOC106096431 gene encoding myelin basic protein-like isoform X3: protein MASASSSAQAAFGLGRRKKNPGLLDQIGKFFGGDKKRKGKGSFRGALSPGPQKASATSPRKRGAENAVVHFFRTIVSPAPPKSRGHQKSQSAKGKKASGDGKGTLTRIFKMGSRSASPAKR, encoded by the exons ATGGCATCCGCAAGCAGCTCTGCACAGGCCGCCTTCGGCCTGGGTCGGAGGAAGAAGAACCCCGGCCTCCTGGATCAGATTGGAAAGTTCTTTGGAGGGGACAAGAAGAGGAAGGGCAAG GGCTCTTTCCGAGGCGCTCTCTCCCCGGGCCCTCAGAAAGCTTCTGCAACTTCCCCACGTAAGCGCGGGGCCGAGAACGCCGTGGTCCATTTCTTCCGCACGATT GTGTCCCCTGCCCCTCCCAAGTCTAGG GGCCACCAGAAGTCACAGTCTGCTAAAGGCAAGAAGGCCAGTGGGGACGGCAAAGGCACCCTGACTAGGATCTTcaaaatg GGAAGCAGGAGTGCTTCTCCAGCCAAACGCTGA
- the LOC106096431 gene encoding myelin basic protein-like isoform X8: protein MASASSSAQAAFGLGRRKKNPGLLDQIGKFFGGDKKRKGKGSFRGALSPGPQKASATSPRKRGAENAVVHFFRTIGHQKSQSAKGKKASGDGKGTLTRIFKM from the exons ATGGCATCCGCAAGCAGCTCTGCACAGGCCGCCTTCGGCCTGGGTCGGAGGAAGAAGAACCCCGGCCTCCTGGATCAGATTGGAAAGTTCTTTGGAGGGGACAAGAAGAGGAAGGGCAAG GGCTCTTTCCGAGGCGCTCTCTCCCCGGGCCCTCAGAAAGCTTCTGCAACTTCCCCACGTAAGCGCGGGGCCGAGAACGCCGTGGTCCATTTCTTCCGCACGATT GGCCACCAGAAGTCACAGTCTGCTAAAGGCAAGAAGGCCAGTGGGGACGGCAAAGGCACCCTGACTAGGATCTTcaaaatg TGA
- the LOC106096431 gene encoding myelin basic protein-like isoform X6: MASASSSAQAAFGLGRRKKNPGLLDQIGKFFGGDKKRKGKGSFRGALSPGPQKASATSPRKRGAENAVVHFFRTIVSPAPPKSRGHQKSQSAKGKKASGDGKGTLTRIFKM, from the exons ATGGCATCCGCAAGCAGCTCTGCACAGGCCGCCTTCGGCCTGGGTCGGAGGAAGAAGAACCCCGGCCTCCTGGATCAGATTGGAAAGTTCTTTGGAGGGGACAAGAAGAGGAAGGGCAAG GGCTCTTTCCGAGGCGCTCTCTCCCCGGGCCCTCAGAAAGCTTCTGCAACTTCCCCACGTAAGCGCGGGGCCGAGAACGCCGTGGTCCATTTCTTCCGCACGATT GTGTCCCCTGCCCCTCCCAAGTCTAGG GGCCACCAGAAGTCACAGTCTGCTAAAGGCAAGAAGGCCAGTGGGGACGGCAAAGGCACCCTGACTAGGATCTTcaaaatg TGA